The region CGACTTGTCGACCAGTCCGGTCACCAGGTCCAGCACGTCGTCCTCCCCGGTGGCCTCGTCGACACACACCTCCCGGACGGCCTCGAGATCGAAGCCACCTGCGAAGACGGACAGCCGGGCGAACAGTTGCTGTTCAGCCGGCGACAGCAGCCGATAGGACCAGTCGATCGTCGCCGTGACACTCTGCTGACGTGGATGGGCCCCGCGCGAGCCGCCGCTGAGCAGGCGCAACCGATCCAGCCTGCGGGCGACGTCCAGGCTGCTCATCGCCCGCATCCTCGCCGCCGCCAACTCGATGGCCAGCGGTACGCCGTCGAGCCGCCGGCAGATCTCGGCGACGGCGCCTACCGGTTCGCGCTCCGGGTCGAAATCGGGGCGGCTGGCCCGGGCCCGCTCGGTGAACAATTCCGCGGCGTGATCCTCCGACAGCGGCTGGACCGGCAGAACGCGTTCGCCTTCCACACCGAGCGGCTCCCGGCTCGTGGCCAGCACCGTCACGTGTGGGCACTCCCTGGCGATGCGCTCGACCAGACGCGCTGCGTCGGCCAGCACGTGTTCACAGTTGTCCAGCACCAAGAGAAGGCCCAGCGGCCGCAGATAGTCCAGCACCGCGTCGTCGAACTCCTGCCCGCGACTGCGCTGTACGGCCAGCGCGTGGGCGACCGCCTGGCCCACCGCCGCCCCGTCCCCCAGTGGCGAGAATTCGCACACCCAGGCCCCGCCGGCACGGTCGGCGAGCGCGCGGTCGGCGGTCTCGAAGGCGAGCCGGGTCTTGCCGACCCCTCCGACCCCGGTGAGTGTCACCACGGGTCCCTCGGCCAGCGCGGCGCTGACGTGTGCGATGTCCTGCTGCCGCCCGATGAGGCGGGTCGCGCGCTTCGGTATCCCCGCGTGCGGGTGCGGAGAAGGTGCCGGGCGCGCGGGGTCTCCGTCGAGGATCTGGTGATAGACGGATTGCAGTGCGGGACTGGGATCGACCCCGAGTTCGTCGACGAGCCGGCCGCGCATCGTCCGATAGGTGTCGAGCGCGTCGGCCTGTCGCCCACTTCTGAACTGCGCCAACATCAGCTGTCCGGCGACCCGTTCGTCCAACGGCTGGCTGCGCAGCATCATCGCCAGGTCTCCGAGCAGCTCGGCGTGCCGGCCCGCCGCCAGAGCGGCGTCGTTGCGGTCGAGCAACGCCCGCATCCGGTCGGTCTCCAGCGACCTCCGCACCTCGTCGGCCCACGGCGTTGCGAGTGTGGCCAACGGCGTGGCGCGCCAGAGGCCGAGCGCCTCATCGAAGAGTCCGGTGGCGGTGTCGGCATTCGCCGCGCACCGCGCCCGCGACACCAGATCACGGAACTCGCAGAGATCCACCGAACGCGGATCCGTGTCGAGTGCATAGCCGTTGGGACCGCGGACGATCCGCGCGGCTCCGGCGGCACCGAGCAGGTGGCGCAAGCGGGAGATGTATGCGGCCAGTGCGTTGCGCGCCTTGTAGGGAGGGGCGTCGGCCCATATCCGCTCGATGAGTTCGTGCGCCGGCACAGGGCGATTCACGTCGACGAGCAGGCACGCCAGCACACACCGCTGGCGTGCGTGACCGACGTCGAGGGGTTGTCCGTCCACCAACGCCTCGATCTCGCCGAGAATCCGAAACGCCGTAGCCATCGTCGTAAGCGTCCACCAATTGGCTGCCGCACGTCCGACAAACGACAGAACCCGTGTGACGTGCGGATTTCATGAACACATCAGGATTGCCAAATCCCGGGTGGTGCACTGTCCGGACACCGCGGTGCGCATCGCACCGCCGTCGCCGCAGTGAGAGAGGGCAAGGAGTGCAAGCATGAAGCGCTACATCATCGAGCGTGAGATCCCCGGCGCCAGCGAACTCAGCCAGGCCGAGCTGGCGGAGATCGCGGCGAAGTCGAACAGCGCCGTCGAGTCCCTTGGCGTTCCCTACCGGTGGATCACCAGCTACGTTGCCGGGGACAAGATGTTCTGCGTCCACGAGGCGGAGAGCGAAGAGGCCATCCGGGAGCACGCTCGCTGCGGAGGCTTTCCCGCCAACCGAGTCACGCTGATCGCCAACGAGTTCGGGCCCCAGACCGCCGGGAACGCTTCGACGTAGCGGACGCCGGACGACAGACCTGCGTTACGCGGGCAGCGAAACCTTTCGCACGACCGCCGACGTGATGGAAACGTCTGCGGGGTGGCTGAATCCGAATCGACCCTGACGTCCCTCCGGCATGACATCGACGGCACGCAATTCGACGCTGTGCTGACCTCCGGCGACCGGGCGCCCGGCGCGCCCACCGTCCTCGTCTTCCATGGGATGGAAGGACGGAGCGAACTCCAACTGCAGTTCGCGGCCCGGCTGGGCGAGTGGGGGTACCAAGGCATCGCGGTCGATCTCTTCGGGGAGGAGGTGAGTCGCGGCGGTATGGAGGCCACGTCGGTGGAGATGGCTCGATTCCTCGACGACCGCAGCGCGCTCGCGCAGCGGTTGGCGACGGTGTTCGAGGCACTGGTCGCCGCTCCGCAGGTGGATCCGCGTCGCGTGGCGGCGATCGGCTTCTGTTTCGGCGGCCTGTGTGTGCTCGACCTCGCGCGGGCCGGTCACCCGTTGGCGGGCGTGGCGAGCTTCCACGGGTTGCTCACCGCAGGCCCGGACGGCGGCCGCAACGACGTCACGGCGAAGGTGATGGTGTTCCACGGCTGGGACGACCCGCTCGCCCCGCCCGAGGATGTCGTCGCACTGGGCCGCGAATTCTCCGGCCGCGCTATCGACTGGCAGTTGCACGCCTACGGCAACACCATGCATGCGTTCATGGCCCCGTGGGCGAACGACCCCGAGCGCGGGATCCTCTACAGCCAATCGGCCGCCGAGCGGGCCTGGACTTCGCTCGGCCACTTCCTTCGCGAGTGCTTCGGCGACGACGGGTAAGCCCGCCCCGGGCACGGTCTACTCCGCCGGCGGAAAGTCTGTCTCGAGCGCCATCTCCTGACCCACGACGACGACCCGTAGGCTGACGCGCGATGCCCACCAACGACGTCGACCATCGGCTCAGCGCGCAGCCCGAGGCCGGCTACGTCTATCGCACCGCATGGCGAGTCGCCACCGGCGACGTCGGCGGTGACCTCAACCTGCGCCTCGACGGGGTCGCGCGCTACATCCAGGAGGTCGGCGCGGAGAACCTCGTCGACGCGGGGGAAGCCGAGGAGCATCCGCACTGGCTGGTCCAGCGCACCGTCATCGACGTGATCGAACCGATCGAGTTCCCCAACGAGATCGCGTTCAGCCGGTGGTGCTCGGCGCTGTCGCTGCGGTGGTGCACGATGCGCGTCGACCTCGTCGGCAGCGACGGCGGACGCATCGAGACCGAGGGCTTCTGGATCGCGATGAACGCCAAGACGCTCACCCCGCAACGGGCGACCGACACCCTGCTGGAACGATTCGGCTCCACGACCACCGAGCACCGGCTCAAGTGGCGGCCGTGGCTGACGAATCCCGACGCGGTGGACCACTCCGTCCCATTCGCTCTGCGCCGCACCGACATCGACCTCTTCGAGCACGTCACCAACACCGCGTACTGGCACGCCATCCACGAGGTGATGGCGCTGGTGCCCGACGTCTGCGAGCCGCCCTACCGCGCAGTGATCGAATACCGCAAGCCGATCAAGTACGGCGAAGACGTCACCATCGGCTGGACGCGCGGCGGCGACGGCGAGATTCCCGACGTGCACATCGCACTCACCGTCGGCGACGACGTGAGGGCGGCCGCACTGCTGCGCAAGCTGTAGTTACGCTGAGCGGGTGTCCGATCTCGTTCTGATGCAGGTCGAAGACCGCGTCGCCCTCATCACCGTCAATGACCCAGACCGACGCAACGCGGTGACAGCGGAGATCTCCGCAGCCCTGCGCGCTGCCGTCGACACCGCCGAGGCAGATCCGAATGTCCATGCGCTGATCGTGACCGGCGCGGGCAAGGCCTTCTGCGCCGGCGCCGACCTGACCGCGCTGGGCGCCGCCACCGAGAGCGGCCTGCGCGTGATCTACGACGGCTTCCTCGCCGTGGCCGACTGCGCACTACCCACCATCGCCGCCGTCAACGGGCCGGCCGTCGGCGCAGGCCTGAACCTCGCGCTGGCTGCCGACGTCCGGATCGCCGGTTCCGCAGCGCTTTTCGACCCACGCTTCCAGAAGCTGGGCATCCATCCCGGCGGCGGCGCCACCTGGATGCTGCAGCGTGCGATAGGGCCGCAGGCGGCCCGCGCGGCGCTGCTGTTCGGGATGCGCTTCGATGCCGATGCGGCCGTCCGCCACGGGCTCGCGCTCGATGTCGCCGACGATCCCGTCGCGGCGGCCCGTGAGCTGGCGGCCGGGCCGGCGTCCGCACCGCGCGAGGTCGTGATGGCGACGAAGGCGTCGATGCGGGCCTGCGCCAACCCCGGCATCTCCGACATCCATCAGCACCACATGGCCGTCGACATCGAGATCGGGCCGCAAGCGCGCTCGATCGAGTCCCCCGAGTTCGCCGCGCGGCTGGCCGCCGCCAAGCGGAAGTAGGTCTACAGGTCGAGCAGCGCCAGCTCGGGCGCCTCGATCAACCCTCGCAGGTCGCCCAGGAACCCCGCCACCTGCGCGCCGTCGGCGACGCGATGATCGAACGCGCACGTGAGCCTCATCGTGGGGCGCGCGACGACGGCCCCGTCGACCACGACGGCCCGCGGCTTGAGCGCCCCCACGCCGAGGATCGCCGCCTCGGGATGGTTGATCACGGGGACACCGTCATCGAGGCCGAGCGCACCGAAGTTCGACACCGTGAACGTCGAGCCCTGCAGCTCCGTCGGCGTGAGCGTGCCGTTGCGGGCCGCCTCGACCAGACGGCCGACCTCCTCGGCGAGCGCCCGCGTGGTGCGCATCTGCGCGTCGCGCACGACCGGCACCAGCAATCCCCGCGGCGCCGCGACACCGACACCGAGGTGCACCGAGGGGTGCACGTGGACGCGCGGACCGTCCAGCGTGTCCAGCCACGTCGCGTTGAGCACGGGGTGTCGGCGGAGTGCCACCACGAGCAGCCGCAGCAGCAGCACGAACGGGGTGATCGCCTCGGCTCCGGCGTCCCGGAGTATGTCCCGCACGCGCAGCAGTTCGGTTCCGGCTACCTCGACGGACGCGTTCGCGTCGGGAATTTCGCTGCGCGACAACGCCATCCGGCGTGCCATCTCCAGCCGCACGCCCGTGACGGCCGTGTCGACAGGAGCTTCCTGCGCGCCGGTGGCCGACGCGGCCGCCAGTACGTCGGCCCGGGTGACGATTCCGTCCGGTCCCGATCCGGGTGCGAGGTGCGCCAGGTCCACGTCCAGTTCGGCCGCCAGCTTGCGCACGGGCGGTATGGCCCGGGCCCGCCGCCTGCTGCCGTCCATCGTGTCGTCGGTGCCGTACCCGACCAGCACCGGCGTGCGTACGGCAGCGGCCTCGGTCTCGATCCGCACCAGGACCGCACCGACCGCGAGCGTCTGCCCCTCGGCGCCGCCGAGCTCGGTGACCCGGCCGGCGAACGGACTGGGGATCTCTACCGCGGCCTTGTTGGTCTCGACGGTGCACAGCGTCTGGTTCAAGGCGACCTCGTCTCCGATCGCGACCTGCCAGCTCGTGATGGTGGCGTCCTCGAGGCCCTCGCCGAGGTCGGGAACCAGGAACTCCCGCACGGCGCTCACGGCCGGCTCATCGCTTTCTCGACGCAATCGAGCAATCGGTCGACGCCGGGCAGCCACAGCTTCTCCAGACGCGCGGGCGGGTAGGGCGTGTCGAACCCGGTGGCGCGCAGGACCGGTGACTCGAGGTCGTAGAAACACTCTTCCTGGATACGGGCCGCGAGCTCGGCCCCGAAGCCCAGCGTGCGGGGGCCCTCGTGCATCACCACAGCCCGGCCGGTCTTGACGACCGAGTCGGCGACGGTGCCGAAATCCAGCGGATTGAGCGACCGCAGATCGATGACTTCCATACGAGCCGAGGACAGTTCTGCCGCGTTGAGCGCGGTGGCGACCAGCGGGCCGTAGGTGATCACCGTGACGTCCTCGCCGGGCCGGCGGACCACCGCGCGCCCGATCGGCGCGCCAGGCCTGTCGAAGTCGACGACCTCCTTGGCCCAGTACCGGCGCTTGGGTTCGAGATAGATCACCGGATCGCGGCTTTCGATCGCGTGCCGCAGAAGCCAGTACGCATCGGTGGGTGTCGACGGGGTGACCACCTTGAGCCCCGCCGTGTGCAACCAGTAGGTCTCCGTCGACTCCGAGTGGTGCTCCACCGCGCCGATGCCACCGAACGACGGAATCCGCACGGTCACCGGCATGTCGACGTCGCCGCGCGTGCGCATCCGATACTTCGCCAGGTGGCTGATTATCTGGTCGAACGCCGGCGCGGCGAAGCCGTCGAATTGGATCTCCGGCACCGGCACGAAGCCGCGGACCGCCATCCCGATCGCGATGCCGATGATGGCCGACTCCGCCAACGGTGTGTCGAAACACCGTGTATCACCGAAGCTTTCGGCCAGCCCGTCGGTGACCCGGAAGACCCCGCCGAGCGTGGCGACGTCCTCCCCGAAGACCAGTACCCGGTCGTCGGCGCTCATGGCGTCGTGCAGTGCGCGGTTGATGGCGTGGGCCATGGTCGAGGGCGTGGCGGGCGGCTCGGGGACCTCGTCGTCGAAACCGAAGGGCCGCTCGATCAACTGAGTCATCTTGCTCCTCGCGTGCGCAGTGTCATATCGCTCCTCGCGTGCGCAGTGTCATCTCACGCCTCCCGCGCCAGCTCGGTCGCCAACTCGTCGCGTTGCCGGACGAGTTCGGGGGTGATGTCGTGGTAGACGGTGTCGAACACCTCCGCGATGTCGATGTCGGGCGCGTTGACCATGGCGTCGCGCAACTCGGCGCGCAGCCGCTGCGAGCGGTGCGTGACACGCTCTTCGAGGCGCTCGGTCCACACTCCGGCCGTCTCGAGGTACGTGCGGTACCGGGTGAGGGGATCCCGTGTCCGCCAGAGCTCCACCTCGTCGTCGGACCGATAGCGCGACGGGTCGTCGGACGTGGTGTGCGGGCCCATCCGGTAGGTCACGGCCTCGATCAACGTCGGGCCGCCGCCCTCGCGGGCCCGCGTGGCCGCCTCGGACATGACCGCGAAGCACGCGAGCACGTCGTTGCCGTCGACCCGGACGCCGGGAATCCCGTATCCGGCGGCGCGGTTCGCGATCGCCGGACCGCCCACCTGGCGCGAGACCGGAACCGAGATGGCCCAGTGGTTGTTCTGCACGAAGAAGATGCACGGCGCCCGGTACACCGACGCGAGATTGAGCGCCTCGTGCACATCACCCTCACTGGTGGCGCCGTCACCGAGGAACGCGACGGTGACCGAGTCCTCCCCCAGCCGTTGCGCGGCCATCGCCGCGCCCACCGCGTGCAGCCCCTGCGTGCCGATGGGGATCGCCAGCGGAGCACAGCACTTCTCGGTGAAGCCCAGCCCACCGTGCCAGCGGCCTCTCCACACCGCCCCGATGTTCGCCGGCGGGATCCCGCGCAGCAGGAAGGCGCCGAGTTCGCGGTACTGGGGAAACAACCAGTCCGTCTTTCGCAGGCACGCCGCGGCGCCGATCTGTGCGGCCTCCTGGCCCCGGCACGACGCGTACAGCGCCAATTCGCCCTGCCGTTGCAGGTTGACGAACTCGCCGTCGAGGTCGCGTGTGAGGACCATCAGCTCGTAGAGCCAGCTCAAAGTCTCGGGCGGAAGGTTCCGGCTGTAGTCCTCGCGGAAAGTGGGCACGCCGTCGGGCGCAATGACTTGAACAGCCTCGATAGGCCCGGCCATACCGCCTCCTAGGGTCACTGACGGCGGATCGCGCCGTCAGGCGACTGAGGTGCTCAGCACGGAGGCGGTCAGTGCAGACCTCTGGTGGGAGGCCTGTCCGTCAGCTGCCGGGGTGTGGCGCCAACGCGACGATGCGCTCTGCCCGCCGCAGTACTGGGGCATCCACCATTATGCCCTCGAAGGCGAACACACCCCGTTCTGTTTGCGCCGTGTCGAGGACGCGGCGGGCCCAGTCGACCTGCTCGTCGGTCGGGGCGTACGCGGCCCGGATCACCGCCACCTGTGTCGGATGGATCGCGACCTTGGCGTCGAAGCCGACGGCGACGGCGTCGTCACCCTCGGCCCGCAGCCCGTCGAGGTCTTTGATGTCGAGATACACCGAATCCAGCGCCAGCCGGCCGTAGGCCTTGGCAGCGAGCAGGCTCTGCGACCGCACGTGCCGGGCGACGTCGCGATACGTGCCGTCCGGCCACCGGTTGTTCGTTCCGCCGGTGACCGCGAACAGGTCTTCGGCGCCCCACATCACCGCGTAGGCGTTCTCAACCCGCGCGGTCTCGGTGACCGCGAGCGCGCCCAGCGGGGTCTCGACGAGCACGACGACGTGGCGGGGCGCCAGTGATGCGACCTGCTCGGCGGTCTCGGTCTTGGCGAGCATGACCGTGGTGTAGTCGGTGGCGGCGAGCGCCTCGACGTCTGCGGCGTGGTCGGGCGTGCCGACCGGATTGACCCGCACGACGGTGCGCGCGGGATCCAGCGGCGTCTCGATCAACGCCGTGCGCGCAGCCTCGCGGTCCTTGGCGGCCACCCCGTCCTCGAGGTCGAGGATCACGACATCGGCTGCCGCAGCGGCCTTCGCGAAGCGCTCCGGACGATCTGCCGGGCAGAACAGCCAACCGGGGCCGTTGTTGCCCAGCATCACACCTCACCCTCGGGACGCTTGCGCACCATGGTCTTTCGCGACGCGACGGCCACGATGTCGCCGTGCTGGTTGCGGCCCGTGTGCGCGAACGTCACGATGCCCTCACCGGGCCGGCTCTTGGACTCGCGCTTATCGAGGACCTCGGTCTCCGCGTAGAGAGTGTCGCCGTGGAACAGCGGCTTCGGGAACGCCACCTCGCCGAAACCGAGGTTGCCCACGATCGTGCCCTGTGTCAGCTGCGCGACGGACAGGCCCACCAGTGTCGACAGTGTGAACATCGAGTTGACCAGCCGCTGATGGAAGGGCGGCAACGCATCCGAGAACGCCGCGTCCAGGTGCAGCGCCTGGGTGTTCATCGTCAGCGTGGTGAACAAGACGTTGTCGGCTTCGGTGATGGTGCGACCGGGCCTGTGCTGGTACAGCACGCCGGCCTCGAACTCCTCGAACCACAGCCCGCGCTGAACCACCACTTTCCGGTCGGTCCTCCCACTCACTTCTGCCCGATCGTTCGCTCCGCTCACAGGCCGAGCTCCCGCCCGATCAGCATCAGCTGCACTTCGGTGGTGCCCTCGCCGATTTCGAGGATCTTGCTGTCGCGGTAGTGCCGCGCGACCGGGTACTCGTTCATGAAGCCGTAGCCACCGAAGATCTGCGTGGCGTCGCGGGCGTTGTCCATCGCAGCCTCGCTGGCCACCAGCTTGGCGACCGCAGCGGCCTTCTTGAACGGCTTGCCCGACAACATCAACGCCGCCGCGTCGTAATACGCCGCGCGTGCGGTGTGTGCGCGCGCCTCCATGCGGGCGATCTTGAAGGCGATCGCCTGGTTGGTGCCGATCGCGCGCCCGAACGCCTCACGCTCCTTGGCGTACCGCACGCTCTCGTCCACGCAGCCCTGGGCCGCCCCGACCGACAGCGCAGCGATCGCGATGCGCCCCTCGTCGAGGATGCGGAGGAAGTTGGCGTAACCGCGGCCGCGTTCGCCGAGCAGGTTCTCCTGCGGCACGCGCACGTCGTCGAAACTCAGCGGATGGGTGTCCGATGCGTTCCAGCCCACCTTGTTGTAGGCCGGCTCGGCCGTGAAACCCGGTGTGGGCACGGGTACCAGGATCGACGAGATCTCTTTCTTACCGTTGTTCTCGCCGGTGACCGCCGTGACCGTCACCAACTTCGTGATGTCGGTGCCGGAGTTCGTGATGAACTGCTTGCTGCCGTTGATGACCCACGTCGACCCATCCAGCTTCGCCGTCGTCTTGGTTGCCCCGGCGTCGCTGCCGCCGCCCGCCTCGGTGAGGCCGAACGCGCCGAGTGCCTTGCCGGAAGCCAGCAGCGGCAACCACTCCTGCTTCTGGTCCTCGGTGCCGAACCGGTACACCGGCATGGCGCCGAGCGACACCCCGGCCTCCAGCGTGATCGCCACGCTCTGGTCCACCTTGCCCAGCTCTTCGAGTGCGAGGCACAGCGCGAAGTAGTCGCCGCCCATGCCGCCGTACTCCTCGGGGAACGGCAGACCGAACAGACCCATGTCGGCCATGCCGGCGACCACCTCGTAGGGGAACGAGTGTTCCTCGTCGTGTTTGGCCGCCACCGGCGCCACCACACTGCGGGCGAAGTCGCGCACCGTCTTGGCCAGCTGCTCGTAGTGGTCGGGCAGCGTGCCGGTCGCCAGAAAGTCAGTCATGATTCGGTTCCTTGCTTGCCGTGATCCGGGCCAGCACCTGGCCCACCTTCACCTGATCGCCTACGGCGACCAGGAGTTCGGCCACACCGTCGACCGGCGCGGCCAGCGCATGTTCCATCTTCATCGCCTCGACGGTGACGACGACGTCCCCGGACGTCACCGTCCCGCCATCGTCGATGCCCACCGCCACCACCGCGCCCGGCATGGGGCTGGTCAGTTCGGCGTCACCGGCGTGCGCATCGTCGGGGCGCACGGGTGCCTCGCGGACCTCCTCGACCACCGCGACGCGGCCGGCACCCGCCAGCCAGATCTGCCCGTCGGAGGCGGCCACCAGGTACTCGGTGCGCAGGCCGTCGAGCGTGACCGCCAGCCGTTCGCCCTCCAAAGACGCGCTCAGGGCGTGGGATTGGCCGTCCTCGACGGTGGCGGTGGCATGCTGCGGCGAGCCGGTCAGCCAGACGTGGTCGATACGCTCGCCCGCCCGCAACCGGATCGCCGTCGCGGCGCGGCCCGCGATCCGCCAGCTCGACGGCAGCTCCCACGGGCTGCGCGGCGCGGTCGGCCAGGACTGCAGCCAGCGGTAGGCCGCGGCCGCGATCAGCACGTCGTCGCCGGCCGGCGCGGGAGCGAAATCCGGTGTGCGGCGGTCGAGCAGGCCGGTGTCGAGCCGCCCCGCCGCCACATCGGCGTCGGCGAGCAGGAAGCGCAGGAACTCGACGTTGGTGGTCAGCCCCAGCACCGCGGTGTCGGCCAGCGCGGCGTCGAGCGCTCGCAGCGCCGCCGGCCGGTCCGCGGCGTGCGCGATGACCTTCGCCAGCATGGGGTCGTAGTCGCTGCCGACGACGGTGCCGCGGGCCAGCCCGGAGTCGACCCGCAGGCCCGGCCCGTGGGGTTCCCGCAGCGCGAGGACGTCCCCGCCGGTGGGCAGGAAGCCGCGGGCGGGGTCCTCGGCGTACACCCGCGCCTCGACGGCGTGGCCGCGCAGCACGATGTCGTCCTGGCTGACCGTCAGTTTCTCGCCTGCGGCGATGCGCAGCTGCAATTCGACGAGGTCGTATCCGGTCACCATCTCGGTGACCGGATGCTCCACCTGCAGGCGGGTGTTCATCTCCATGAAGAAGAATTCGTCGGGCCGGTCGGCGGACACGATGAATTCCACGGTGCCCGCACCGGTGTAGTCGACACTACGCGCGGTGTCACAGGCGGCAGCGCCGATGCGGGCGCGGGTCTGCTGGTCGAGGAGCGGCGACGGAGCCTCCTCGATCACCTTCTGGTGTCTGCGTTGCAGACTACATTCGCGTTCGCCGAAGTGCACCACGTTGCCGTGGGTGTCGGCGACGACCTGCACCTCGATGTGGCGGGGGTTGAGCACGAATCTCTCGAGGAACAGCGTGTCGTCGCCGAACGCCGACGCCGCCTCCCGACGCGCGCTGGCCAGTGCGGCAGGCAATTCACCGGCGTCGTGCACGACGCGCATGCCCTTACCGCCACCGCCGGCCGACGGCTTGACCAGGACCGGGAATCCGACATCGGGCGCACCGGCGATCAGGTCGTCGTCGGTCAGGCCGGGGCGGGAAATGCCGGGAACGACAGGCACTCCGAACGCCGACACCGCGGCCTTGGCCGAGATCTTG is a window of Mycolicibacterium chubuense NBB4 DNA encoding:
- the pdhA gene encoding pyruvate dehydrogenase (acetyl-transferring) E1 component subunit alpha — translated: MAGPIEAVQVIAPDGVPTFREDYSRNLPPETLSWLYELMVLTRDLDGEFVNLQRQGELALYASCRGQEAAQIGAAACLRKTDWLFPQYRELGAFLLRGIPPANIGAVWRGRWHGGLGFTEKCCAPLAIPIGTQGLHAVGAAMAAQRLGEDSVTVAFLGDGATSEGDVHEALNLASVYRAPCIFFVQNNHWAISVPVSRQVGGPAIANRAAGYGIPGVRVDGNDVLACFAVMSEAATRAREGGGPTLIEAVTYRMGPHTTSDDPSRYRSDDEVELWRTRDPLTRYRTYLETAGVWTERLEERVTHRSQRLRAELRDAMVNAPDIDIAEVFDTVYHDITPELVRQRDELATELAREA
- a CDS encoding BTAD domain-containing putative transcriptional regulator — protein: MATAFRILGEIEALVDGQPLDVGHARQRCVLACLLVDVNRPVPAHELIERIWADAPPYKARNALAAYISRLRHLLGAAGAARIVRGPNGYALDTDPRSVDLCEFRDLVSRARCAANADTATGLFDEALGLWRATPLATLATPWADEVRRSLETDRMRALLDRNDAALAAGRHAELLGDLAMMLRSQPLDERVAGQLMLAQFRSGRQADALDTYRTMRGRLVDELGVDPSPALQSVYHQILDGDPARPAPSPHPHAGIPKRATRLIGRQQDIAHVSAALAEGPVVTLTGVGGVGKTRLAFETADRALADRAGGAWVCEFSPLGDGAAVGQAVAHALAVQRSRGQEFDDAVLDYLRPLGLLLVLDNCEHVLADAARLVERIARECPHVTVLATSREPLGVEGERVLPVQPLSEDHAAELFTERARASRPDFDPEREPVGAVAEICRRLDGVPLAIELAAARMRAMSSLDVARRLDRLRLLSGGSRGAHPRQQSVTATIDWSYRLLSPAEQQLFARLSVFAGGFDLEAVREVCVDEATGEDDVLDLVTGLVDKSMVTVRSGAGATRYSVLHTLRSYGRQRLEEDGSAEDVAARHARHYVELIERAAAGMRGPDEAAWVERITPRAGTTYAAPDFDNLRSAYEFAMARHDMDLVLRLVTSLPDVHLRIGYHSIDWVERAVTTADPDHPLYPAAVGTIARAAWVLGEFSHACELAGLAGGRAPRAGASYIAHPSDVVADAALYEGDARSALTYYRRLLANPHDVADPLRLALIVDRITFCHRRLGTSEDDLIRLVEDAVGAADDTANPSARSLARCSLGRAVAEADPDRAMRVLREAAELATSVENNWLIGMARMEMAVIRATRGDLADAARSFVDVLDHWERGGPGIIAQQWDTLGHVVALLRRSGDAGSAAALRRVMTTRGRQALLQSAEMDEITDAGRVELSDAEVVDFARTALRQYSGSD
- a CDS encoding acyl-[acyl-carrier-protein] thioesterase, whose translation is MPTNDVDHRLSAQPEAGYVYRTAWRVATGDVGGDLNLRLDGVARYIQEVGAENLVDAGEAEEHPHWLVQRTVIDVIEPIEFPNEIAFSRWCSALSLRWCTMRVDLVGSDGGRIETEGFWIAMNAKTLTPQRATDTLLERFGSTTTEHRLKWRPWLTNPDAVDHSVPFALRRTDIDLFEHVTNTAYWHAIHEVMALVPDVCEPPYRAVIEYRKPIKYGEDVTIGWTRGGDGEIPDVHIALTVGDDVRAAALLRKL
- a CDS encoding HpcH/HpaI aldolase/citrate lyase family protein; amino-acid sequence: MMLGNNGPGWLFCPADRPERFAKAAAAADVVILDLEDGVAAKDREAARTALIETPLDPARTVVRVNPVGTPDHAADVEALAATDYTTVMLAKTETAEQVASLAPRHVVVLVETPLGALAVTETARVENAYAVMWGAEDLFAVTGGTNNRWPDGTYRDVARHVRSQSLLAAKAYGRLALDSVYLDIKDLDGLRAEGDDAVAVGFDAKVAIHPTQVAVIRAAYAPTDEQVDWARRVLDTAQTERGVFAFEGIMVDAPVLRRAERIVALAPHPGS
- a CDS encoding dienelactone hydrolase family protein; the protein is MAESESTLTSLRHDIDGTQFDAVLTSGDRAPGAPTVLVFHGMEGRSELQLQFAARLGEWGYQGIAVDLFGEEVSRGGMEATSVEMARFLDDRSALAQRLATVFEALVAAPQVDPRRVAAIGFCFGGLCVLDLARAGHPLAGVASFHGLLTAGPDGGRNDVTAKVMVFHGWDDPLAPPEDVVALGREFSGRAIDWQLHAYGNTMHAFMAPWANDPERGILYSQSAAERAWTSLGHFLRECFGDDG
- a CDS encoding enoyl-CoA hydratase; translation: MSDLVLMQVEDRVALITVNDPDRRNAVTAEISAALRAAVDTAEADPNVHALIVTGAGKAFCAGADLTALGAATESGLRVIYDGFLAVADCALPTIAAVNGPAVGAGLNLALAADVRIAGSAALFDPRFQKLGIHPGGGATWMLQRAIGPQAARAALLFGMRFDADAAVRHGLALDVADDPVAAARELAAGPASAPREVVMATKASMRACANPGISDIHQHHMAVDIEIGPQARSIESPEFAARLAAAKRK
- a CDS encoding alpha-ketoacid dehydrogenase subunit beta, whose translation is MTQLIERPFGFDDEVPEPPATPSTMAHAINRALHDAMSADDRVLVFGEDVATLGGVFRVTDGLAESFGDTRCFDTPLAESAIIGIAIGMAVRGFVPVPEIQFDGFAAPAFDQIISHLAKYRMRTRGDVDMPVTVRIPSFGGIGAVEHHSESTETYWLHTAGLKVVTPSTPTDAYWLLRHAIESRDPVIYLEPKRRYWAKEVVDFDRPGAPIGRAVVRRPGEDVTVITYGPLVATALNAAELSSARMEVIDLRSLNPLDFGTVADSVVKTGRAVVMHEGPRTLGFGAELAARIQEECFYDLESPVLRATGFDTPYPPARLEKLWLPGVDRLLDCVEKAMSRP
- a CDS encoding DUF4242 domain-containing protein, with the protein product MKRYIIEREIPGASELSQAELAEIAAKSNSAVESLGVPYRWITSYVAGDKMFCVHEAESEEAIREHARCGGFPANRVTLIANEFGPQTAGNAST
- a CDS encoding dihydrolipoamide acetyltransferase family protein, encoding MSAVREFLVPDLGEGLEDATITSWQVAIGDEVALNQTLCTVETNKAAVEIPSPFAGRVTELGGAEGQTLAVGAVLVRIETEAAAVRTPVLVGYGTDDTMDGSRRRARAIPPVRKLAAELDVDLAHLAPGSGPDGIVTRADVLAAASATGAQEAPVDTAVTGVRLEMARRMALSRSEIPDANASVEVAGTELLRVRDILRDAGAEAITPFVLLLRLLVVALRRHPVLNATWLDTLDGPRVHVHPSVHLGVGVAAPRGLLVPVVRDAQMRTTRALAEEVGRLVEAARNGTLTPTELQGSTFTVSNFGALGLDDGVPVINHPEAAILGVGALKPRAVVVDGAVVARPTMRLTCAFDHRVADGAQVAGFLGDLRGLIEAPELALLDL